One genomic segment of Sanyastnella coralliicola includes these proteins:
- a CDS encoding TrmH family RNA methyltransferase — MRKKLILSDLGRMTENAFKEANKLPFRIVLDNIRSGNNIGSVFRTADAFRLDQIVLGGITAKPPHRDISKTAIGAENSMAWEHYEDLPAHLRSMQQEGWKIAVIEQVEGSTMLEDWKPSSNDKWAVVMGNEVKGVTQEIVDLADLIIELPQFGTKHSLNVSVCTGIVVWEYMRCTGLSSLNA, encoded by the coding sequence GTGAGAAAGAAATTAATACTGAGCGACCTCGGTCGCATGACTGAAAACGCGTTTAAGGAAGCTAACAAGCTTCCTTTTCGCATTGTACTCGATAACATCCGCAGCGGAAACAACATTGGTTCGGTATTCCGCACCGCCGATGCGTTTCGTCTGGATCAAATCGTACTAGGAGGAATCACCGCGAAACCACCCCATCGTGATATCTCGAAAACCGCTATTGGCGCCGAGAATAGCATGGCATGGGAACACTATGAAGACTTGCCCGCACACCTGCGCTCAATGCAACAGGAGGGCTGGAAAATCGCGGTCATCGAACAGGTGGAAGGATCAACGATGTTGGAAGACTGGAAGCCTTCTTCAAATGACAAATGGGCCGTGGTCATGGGGAATGAAGTCAAGGGGGTAACACAAGAAATTGTAGACCTCGCAGACTTGATCATTGAGCTACCTCAATTTGGGACCAAACATTCCTTGAACGTTTCCGTATGCACAGGTATCGTCGTATGGGAATACATGCGTTGCACAGGACTTTCGAGTCTAAATGCGTGA
- a CDS encoding deoxynucleoside kinase codes for MAEKHNARLVLEEFAENPFLEHFYKNPDRYSFPVELSFLAERFSQLKEVLASRNLFQSEVVSDYFINKCYIFARANLQPEEFDLFMQLFKIVESNIPKPELLVYLYLPIEQLQANIKKRGRTFEQEITDKYLKNIDKSYFTFMKQHRKMRTVVIDTSDVDFVNNEDDFLRMEELIRAPYKRGVTRVKA; via the coding sequence TTGGCAGAGAAGCACAATGCGCGTTTGGTCTTGGAGGAGTTTGCCGAAAATCCGTTCCTGGAACACTTCTACAAAAACCCTGATCGATACTCCTTTCCGGTAGAGCTAAGCTTCCTCGCTGAACGATTCAGCCAATTGAAAGAGGTACTGGCCAGCAGAAACCTCTTCCAAAGTGAAGTGGTATCTGACTACTTCATCAACAAATGCTACATCTTCGCTCGCGCCAACCTGCAACCAGAAGAGTTTGACCTCTTCATGCAGCTCTTCAAAATTGTAGAGAGCAACATCCCGAAACCGGAACTGCTTGTTTATCTCTACCTCCCCATCGAACAACTGCAAGCCAACATCAAGAAACGCGGTCGAACCTTCGAGCAAGAGATCACAGACAAGTACCTCAAGAACATCGACAAGAGTTACTTCACCTTCATGAAGCAACACCGCAAAATGCGCACGGTCGTCATCGATACCTCAGACGTTGATTTCGTCAACAATGAAGATGACTTCCTTCGCATGGAGGAGTTGATTCGGGCGCCATACAAAAGAGGTGTTACTCGGGTTAAAGCTTGA
- the sppA gene encoding signal peptide peptidase SppA yields the protein MSKMTFGKTVFASLLGSALSFLAVGLLLIFIVTAMIGAAISGAMQDIEGGKSVSVKDQSVLHIELNDPIVERGNDKDFKFNLNTFEPEVNLGLNHILEDIDAAAGDDRIEGIFLDLSGVMGSPSTLQDVRQAIVKFKESGKWVISYGEGYTQSAYYIASAADEVYLYPEGQMEFFGLYTELMFFKNMLDKLEVDVQIVRGPGNKYKSAVETFMLDEMSEANREQIEAFLGDIWNQMVIEMGASRNLSSDQLNTLADNLEIGLAEEAVSNGLIDGLKYRDEILDMLLERSGRAIEEEEKEEGEEEKKRKWDFSDDGEVRFVTLQDYHFAGGKTDFTEMEESTDDEVAVIYAVGQIQSGEGDDQTIGSDRIARALRDARLDDDVKAVVLRVNSPGGSALASDVIWRETQLIKEAGKPFVVSMGDLAASGGYYIAAGADKIYANENTITGSIGVFGIIPNMEKMFENKIGITFDRVSTNGHAGILSATRPLAEDEKEWIDEMIVDVYDEFLQRVAEGRGMTTAEVDSIAQGRVWSGTAAKKIGLVDEFGDLEDAIAEAATMAELENYEVKDLPRMIDPFEELLKEFGATAQMNAFIEETGVDAAYIDQMMQVKNMATGEEMIQAHMPYFFVIK from the coding sequence ATGAGTAAAATGACATTCGGAAAAACAGTGTTCGCTTCACTATTAGGAAGCGCACTTTCATTCTTAGCAGTAGGACTGCTTTTGATCTTCATCGTAACGGCGATGATTGGAGCTGCAATTAGCGGTGCCATGCAGGATATTGAAGGAGGCAAGAGTGTCTCAGTCAAAGATCAATCTGTACTTCACATTGAGTTGAACGACCCCATTGTAGAACGTGGGAATGACAAAGATTTCAAATTCAACCTGAATACATTCGAGCCTGAGGTAAACTTAGGACTGAACCATATCCTTGAAGACATTGATGCGGCAGCGGGAGATGATCGCATTGAAGGGATCTTCCTTGATTTGAGTGGTGTGATGGGGTCTCCATCAACGCTTCAGGATGTCCGCCAAGCGATTGTGAAGTTTAAGGAAAGCGGGAAGTGGGTAATCTCTTACGGAGAAGGATACACGCAGAGCGCTTACTACATCGCTTCAGCTGCGGATGAGGTGTACCTCTACCCAGAAGGACAAATGGAATTCTTCGGTTTGTACACTGAGCTGATGTTCTTCAAGAATATGTTAGATAAGCTCGAGGTAGATGTACAAATCGTTCGTGGTCCGGGTAACAAGTACAAGAGTGCTGTCGAGACCTTCATGTTAGACGAAATGTCTGAAGCAAACCGCGAACAGATTGAGGCTTTCCTTGGTGATATATGGAATCAGATGGTCATCGAAATGGGCGCTTCACGAAACCTGTCTTCTGATCAACTGAACACACTAGCAGATAACCTTGAAATCGGGTTGGCAGAAGAAGCTGTTTCCAATGGATTGATCGATGGTTTGAAGTACCGCGATGAAATTCTTGATATGCTGCTTGAACGTTCTGGACGAGCCATAGAGGAAGAAGAAAAAGAAGAAGGAGAGGAAGAGAAGAAGCGAAAGTGGGATTTCTCTGATGATGGCGAGGTTCGCTTTGTGACGCTTCAAGATTACCACTTCGCTGGTGGTAAGACTGACTTTACGGAGATGGAAGAGTCTACTGACGATGAAGTAGCAGTGATTTATGCTGTAGGTCAAATTCAAAGTGGGGAAGGAGACGATCAAACGATTGGTTCTGATCGTATCGCACGTGCGCTTCGTGATGCGCGTTTGGATGACGATGTGAAGGCAGTCGTTCTTCGCGTGAATAGCCCTGGCGGTTCCGCGCTAGCGAGTGACGTAATCTGGAGAGAAACACAATTGATCAAAGAAGCAGGCAAGCCATTTGTGGTTTCCATGGGAGACCTAGCGGCTTCAGGTGGTTACTACATTGCCGCAGGAGCAGACAAGATCTACGCCAACGAAAATACCATCACAGGTTCGATCGGTGTATTCGGCATCATTCCGAACATGGAGAAGATGTTTGAGAACAAGATCGGCATCACCTTCGATCGCGTAAGCACCAACGGTCACGCAGGAATCCTTTCTGCTACTCGTCCGCTCGCTGAAGATGAAAAAGAGTGGATTGATGAAATGATCGTCGACGTTTACGATGAATTCTTGCAGCGTGTTGCCGAAGGAAGAGGCATGACAACAGCAGAGGTTGATTCCATTGCTCAGGGTCGTGTTTGGTCTGGAACAGCAGCTAAGAAGATTGGTTTGGTTGATGAGTTTGGTGATCTAGAAGACGCTATCGCGGAAGCGGCTACGATGGCAGAGCTAGAGAACTATGAAGTGAAAGATCTTCCACGCATGATAGATCCATTTGAAGAGCTATTGAAGGAATTCGGTGCGACGGCGCAAATGAATGCCTTCATTGAAGAAACAGGAGTGGATGCTGCGTACATTGATCAAATGATGCAAGTGAAGAACATGGCTACTGGTGAAGAGATGATTCAAGCGCACATGCCATACTTCTTCGTGATCAAGTAA
- the mnmE gene encoding tRNA uridine-5-carboxymethylaminomethyl(34) synthesis GTPase MnmE, whose translation MFFHADDSTICALSTAPGMGAIAMIRVSGPDAINLCHQLFSGDLVSAKSHTVKYGRFMEGERVVDEVVMTVFKGPNSFTGEDVIEIACHGSTYIQEEILRILVENGCRYAERGEFTFRAFFNRRMDLSQAEAVADLIAAESAGAHELALDQMRGGFSKEIAGLRKELINFASLIELELDFSEEDVEFADRTELTNLLLKINSVITALIDSFRSGNAIKNGVPVAIIGKPNAGKSTLLNALLNEERAIVSDIPGTTRDTIEDFVVIDGIKFRFIDTAGIRETEDVIEKIGVERSMNAFREANIITYLFDVNELSPSQLETELTTLNQELTEGQQLLIVGNKIDASKVDLSGYPSEVLFISSLARKGLLELQESLINVSNLQAVSKEHSIVTNVRHHEALSKARITLQEVLTGMETGIPGDLMAIDIRKALHHLGEITGEITTDDLLGNIFGKFCIGK comes from the coding sequence ATGTTTTTCCATGCTGACGATTCAACGATTTGTGCTTTATCGACAGCCCCAGGGATGGGTGCTATTGCGATGATCCGTGTTTCTGGTCCTGATGCCATCAACCTCTGCCATCAATTATTTAGCGGAGACTTGGTTAGTGCCAAGAGTCACACCGTCAAATATGGTCGCTTCATGGAAGGCGAACGCGTGGTAGATGAAGTAGTGATGACCGTCTTTAAAGGTCCGAACAGCTTCACCGGAGAAGATGTGATCGAGATCGCTTGTCACGGTTCTACCTATATCCAAGAAGAGATCCTGCGCATCCTTGTCGAGAACGGTTGTCGTTATGCGGAGCGTGGTGAATTCACCTTCCGCGCCTTCTTCAATCGTCGGATGGATTTAAGTCAAGCCGAAGCGGTAGCTGATCTGATTGCAGCTGAAAGTGCAGGCGCACATGAGTTGGCCTTAGATCAGATGCGTGGTGGCTTCTCGAAAGAAATCGCTGGACTACGAAAAGAGTTGATCAACTTCGCCTCTCTGATTGAGCTCGAACTTGATTTTTCTGAGGAAGATGTGGAGTTCGCTGACCGAACCGAGCTCACGAATCTTCTACTGAAGATCAACAGTGTGATCACTGCCTTGATCGATTCTTTCCGTTCGGGAAATGCCATTAAGAATGGCGTCCCAGTAGCCATCATTGGTAAACCGAATGCAGGGAAATCAACCCTACTCAATGCCTTATTGAATGAAGAGCGTGCCATCGTTTCAGACATTCCAGGTACCACACGCGACACCATCGAAGACTTCGTGGTCATCGATGGCATCAAATTCCGCTTCATCGATACGGCCGGGATTCGAGAAACCGAAGACGTTATTGAGAAGATCGGTGTCGAACGAAGCATGAATGCGTTCCGCGAAGCGAATATCATCACCTACTTATTCGATGTAAATGAGCTTTCGCCAAGCCAACTCGAAACCGAGCTCACCACCCTCAACCAAGAACTCACTGAAGGACAACAACTACTCATCGTCGGAAACAAAATCGACGCATCGAAAGTGGATCTTTCCGGTTATCCTTCTGAGGTATTATTTATCTCTTCGCTAGCGCGGAAAGGCTTACTCGAACTCCAAGAGAGCCTCATCAATGTCAGCAACCTCCAAGCGGTCAGCAAAGAACACAGCATCGTGACGAACGTCCGCCACCACGAAGCCCTCTCCAAAGCCCGCATCACACTACAGGAAGTCCTCACCGGCATGGAAACCGGCATCCCTGGCGACCTTATGGCGATAGATATTCGCAAAGCTCTCCATCACCTCGGCGAGATCACCGGCGAGATCACGACGGATGATTTGCTGGGGAATATTTTTGGGAAGTTTTGTATTGGGAAGTGA
- a CDS encoding Gfo/Idh/MocA family protein, giving the protein MKRSEFIKLSAGLGAFFSLPTGAQVSTDQLSELLNETKGTGSAVGLAVDPIPTVNVAVIGIGNRGKTLLDMFELLIKNGQANVSVICDLSEEKVAEGFIALAGKQTVLPDAIAEGPDGWKKVVEREDVDLVVICTPWELHAEMALYAMEQGKHVASEVPAAYTLEDCWKIIQLAEEKQVHHIMLENCCYNDEELWVLQMISEGVFGDLTHAECAYIHDLRQLMIDEKYYHERWRLYHHEDRNGNLYTTHGLGPVAMYFDIGRGDYFSHLVSMSSREAALSAATAGTELPQQFAQGDMNTTLIRTFGGKTIMLQFDTHTGRPYSRINTVCGTKAVHQGYPSKLYIDHGPTWDWHQWVDETTYQEYRERYKHPFWKTMGDEARAKSIGHGGMDFIMMWRLIDCLNKGLPLDLNVYDGMLWSAITPLSELSVAQNSASIEVPDFTAGTWKVKRDLEIMRG; this is encoded by the coding sequence ATGAAACGCAGCGAGTTTATTAAGCTCAGCGCTGGGCTAGGCGCATTCTTCTCTCTTCCGACGGGGGCGCAAGTCTCCACCGATCAACTCAGTGAATTATTAAATGAAACCAAGGGTACGGGTAGTGCCGTTGGATTGGCTGTGGATCCGATTCCGACCGTGAATGTGGCGGTGATTGGGATTGGGAACCGTGGGAAGACCTTGCTTGATATGTTCGAGCTGTTGATCAAGAACGGACAAGCTAATGTGAGTGTCATCTGTGATCTTTCTGAAGAGAAAGTGGCCGAAGGGTTCATTGCCTTGGCTGGTAAGCAAACGGTGCTTCCTGACGCTATCGCGGAAGGACCTGACGGTTGGAAGAAAGTGGTGGAGCGTGAAGACGTTGATCTCGTGGTGATTTGTACTCCTTGGGAGTTGCATGCCGAGATGGCCCTATATGCCATGGAACAAGGAAAGCATGTGGCTTCGGAAGTTCCTGCTGCATACACCTTAGAAGATTGCTGGAAGATCATCCAGTTGGCTGAAGAGAAGCAAGTGCACCACATTATGTTGGAAAACTGCTGTTACAACGATGAAGAACTGTGGGTATTACAGATGATCTCTGAAGGTGTCTTTGGGGATTTGACCCATGCCGAGTGTGCTTACATACACGACCTCCGTCAGCTAATGATTGATGAGAAGTATTACCATGAGCGTTGGCGCTTGTATCATCATGAAGACCGCAATGGGAACCTGTATACCACGCATGGATTAGGTCCGGTAGCGATGTACTTTGATATTGGACGTGGTGACTACTTCAGTCATTTGGTTTCTATGAGTTCGCGTGAGGCTGCCTTGTCTGCCGCTACCGCGGGAACCGAGCTTCCTCAACAGTTTGCTCAGGGGGATATGAATACGACCTTGATCCGCACCTTCGGTGGGAAGACGATCATGTTGCAATTCGACACCCATACGGGACGACCTTACTCACGCATCAATACCGTATGTGGTACCAAGGCGGTGCATCAAGGATACCCTTCGAAGCTATACATCGATCACGGACCAACATGGGATTGGCATCAGTGGGTAGATGAAACGACCTACCAAGAATACCGTGAGCGTTACAAACACCCGTTCTGGAAAACCATGGGTGACGAGGCACGCGCCAAGAGTATCGGACATGGAGGGATGGACTTTATTATGATGTGGCGCCTGATTGACTGCCTTAATAAAGGATTGCCTCTTGATCTGAATGTATATGACGGAATGCTCTGGAGCGCGATTACCCCTCTCTCTGAGCTTTCAGTTGCTCAGAACAGTGCATCAATCGAAGTACCTGACTTTACGGCAGGCACTTGGAAGGTAAAAAGAGATCTAGAAATTATGCGCGGTTGA
- a CDS encoding DUF6089 family protein, whose translation MRDSSTKVLFLSALRPIRYIVLLAFALASMSSSAQFFDKDKWEDNRHQLSIGFGASNFLGELGGKDAIGTDDFQDLELSETRWAATIGYKYTLYKQIHLRGDFSFLQVQGDDKLTEEPFRNNRNLNFRSNIWEFALMAELELPINKKKGHIYDIKGAKGWRYQGSSFYVFGGLGVFNYNPKTLLDGQWIELRPLRTEGQGLPDGPDEYGRFSMNIPLGLAYTMRLSHQMSFGIEVMYRYTFTDYIDDVSTDYFDPNDIQLYLGGDEGEVAYYLSNPALGPAQGGLGSNVTAPGQQRGDPTDDDGYMTATFKVHFLLADQYKNKFNPKRRRYKPARRGRSRKIIF comes from the coding sequence ATGCGTGATAGCTCGACGAAAGTGTTATTTTTGAGTGCATTGAGACCGATCCGTTACATAGTGTTGCTGGCTTTCGCCTTGGCGTCAATGTCGTCTTCTGCCCAGTTTTTCGATAAAGACAAATGGGAAGACAACCGCCATCAGCTGTCGATTGGATTTGGTGCTTCGAACTTCCTAGGTGAGCTAGGAGGGAAGGACGCTATCGGTACCGATGACTTCCAGGACCTAGAGTTGAGTGAAACCCGTTGGGCGGCCACGATCGGCTATAAATACACGCTCTACAAGCAAATCCACCTTCGCGGAGACTTCAGTTTTCTCCAAGTTCAGGGAGATGATAAGTTGACGGAAGAACCCTTCCGAAACAACCGTAACCTCAACTTCCGTTCGAACATTTGGGAGTTCGCCTTGATGGCGGAACTAGAGCTTCCTATCAACAAGAAGAAAGGACATATCTACGACATTAAAGGAGCCAAAGGATGGCGCTACCAAGGAAGTAGCTTCTATGTCTTTGGGGGATTGGGTGTATTCAACTATAACCCAAAAACACTCCTTGATGGGCAGTGGATTGAACTTCGTCCGTTAAGAACAGAAGGCCAAGGATTACCTGATGGTCCAGATGAGTATGGACGATTCTCCATGAATATTCCGCTTGGTTTGGCTTACACCATGCGCCTCTCACACCAAATGAGTTTTGGTATCGAGGTCATGTACCGCTACACCTTCACTGACTACATCGATGATGTAAGTACAGACTATTTTGATCCAAACGATATCCAACTATACCTCGGTGGCGACGAAGGGGAAGTAGCCTACTACCTCTCCAATCCAGCCCTAGGTCCAGCCCAAGGCGGACTAGGAAGCAACGTCACAGCCCCAGGTCAACAACGCGGTGACCCCACAGATGATGATGGGTACATGACCGCAACGTTCAAAGTACACTTCCTTCTGGCAGATCAGTACAAGAACAAATTCAACCCAAAGCGCCGCAGATATAAGCCGGCACGCCGAGGGCGTTCAAGGAAGATTATCTTTTAG
- the sucD gene encoding succinate--CoA ligase subunit alpha, giving the protein MSVLVNKDSKVIVQGFTGSEGSFHAGQMIEYGTNVVGGVTPGKGGQDHLGKPVFNTVEDAVKATGADVSIIFVPPAFAADAILEAADAGIKVIVTITEGIPVNDMVRVKKYIDQLDCTMIGPNCPGIITAGEAKIGIMPGFIFNPGRIGIVSKSGTLTYEAVDQITKAGMGQSTAIGIGGDPIIGTTTLEAIQLFMDDPETDGIVMIGEIGGDLEVKAARWIKEHGTKPVVGFIAGETAPKGRTMGHAGAIVSGEEESAQAKKKIMRECGIHVVDSPAQIGAKMAELIG; this is encoded by the coding sequence ATGAGCGTACTTGTCAATAAAGATTCAAAAGTGATCGTACAGGGCTTCACGGGAAGCGAAGGAAGTTTCCACGCAGGCCAAATGATCGAATATGGAACGAACGTCGTAGGAGGAGTTACTCCAGGAAAAGGCGGGCAAGATCACCTTGGTAAGCCAGTTTTCAATACGGTAGAAGACGCTGTGAAGGCTACTGGAGCAGATGTATCAATCATCTTCGTTCCACCAGCATTCGCAGCGGATGCGATTCTTGAAGCTGCTGACGCAGGAATCAAAGTGATCGTTACCATTACAGAAGGTATTCCAGTGAACGACATGGTTCGCGTGAAGAAATACATCGACCAACTTGATTGTACGATGATCGGACCTAACTGTCCGGGAATCATTACTGCTGGAGAAGCGAAGATTGGTATCATGCCAGGATTCATCTTCAACCCAGGACGTATCGGTATCGTTTCTAAGTCGGGTACATTGACTTACGAAGCAGTTGACCAGATCACGAAAGCGGGTATGGGACAATCAACAGCAATCGGTATCGGTGGTGACCCAATCATCGGAACTACAACTCTAGAAGCTATCCAACTTTTCATGGACGATCCTGAGACTGACGGTATCGTAATGATCGGTGAGATTGGTGGTGACCTTGAGGTGAAAGCTGCACGTTGGATTAAAGAGCACGGTACGAAACCAGTAGTTGGATTCATCGCAGGGGAGACAGCGCCGAAAGGACGTACAATGGGTCACGCTGGAGCGATTGTTTCTGGTGAAGAAGAATCAGCGCAAGCGAAGAAGAAAATCATGCGTGAATGTGGAATCCACGTGGTAGATTCTCCAGCGCAGATCGGTGCTAAGATGGCTGAGTTGATCGGTTAA
- a CDS encoding YgaP family membrane protein, whose protein sequence is MKENVGSIDRIVRVLIAILASMMYFSGLVSGILGYIVLAVGGIMLLTSITGVCPIYKMFGMSTCKRRKQ, encoded by the coding sequence ATGAAGGAAAACGTAGGTAGTATCGACCGCATCGTTCGTGTCTTGATCGCCATCTTGGCTTCGATGATGTATTTCTCCGGACTAGTAAGCGGAATTCTAGGCTACATCGTTCTCGCCGTTGGCGGAATCATGTTGCTGACTTCAATCACTGGGGTATGCCCGATTTATAAGATGTTTGGGATGTCGACGTGTAAGCGCCGTAAGCAGTAG
- a CDS encoding site-specific integrase — MKVTVREKDMGNGTSTLFLDIYHKGKRKKESLKLKVFNQPKDAQERKHNKEIRLLADDICAERHLLEAKKRAGVLQEFQVETEFLPYFRKLADERFESKGNFGNWDSVYKILEDYIEEPIRFKDIDREWVMRFRKYLDKEHRGRGYKLLSQATKHSYFNKLKACFNQAINEKIIAHSPAQGVKSFSIDKGAERVFLTKEELERAFYAECDSEILKRAFLFSCFTGLRHSDLMKLQWRHIDMSKPDQPVVRVQQRKTKDTVSIPLNETAFRLAGEPLDPDARVFRGLKYSSEMNIKLSRWMLRAGIDKKITFHCARHTFATVLLNEDTNLATIQKLLGHRDLKTTAIYAKVMDRTKQEAIDKLPNL, encoded by the coding sequence ATGAAGGTTACGGTTAGAGAAAAAGACATGGGAAATGGAACTTCTACCCTTTTTTTGGATATCTATCACAAAGGGAAACGGAAGAAGGAATCGCTTAAACTAAAAGTCTTTAACCAACCCAAAGACGCACAGGAGCGAAAACATAATAAAGAGATTCGCCTACTAGCGGATGACATTTGTGCCGAACGCCACCTACTTGAAGCTAAAAAACGCGCAGGTGTGCTTCAAGAGTTCCAAGTTGAAACGGAGTTCTTACCGTATTTCAGGAAACTCGCCGATGAGCGCTTTGAATCAAAAGGGAACTTTGGGAATTGGGACAGCGTCTATAAAATTCTTGAAGACTATATAGAGGAACCCATTCGTTTTAAGGATATCGATCGTGAATGGGTCATGCGATTTCGCAAGTACCTTGACAAAGAACACCGAGGTCGTGGTTACAAGCTTTTATCTCAAGCGACCAAGCACAGTTACTTCAATAAACTCAAGGCTTGTTTCAATCAGGCCATCAACGAGAAGATCATTGCCCATAGTCCGGCTCAGGGGGTAAAGAGCTTTTCTATCGACAAAGGCGCAGAACGTGTTTTTCTTACCAAAGAAGAACTCGAACGCGCGTTCTACGCTGAATGTGACTCAGAAATCTTGAAACGCGCCTTCCTTTTTTCTTGCTTTACAGGACTTCGTCATAGCGACCTCATGAAACTACAATGGCGGCACATTGACATGTCCAAGCCAGATCAACCTGTTGTGCGAGTCCAGCAGCGAAAAACGAAAGACACCGTTTCCATTCCTTTGAATGAAACAGCCTTCCGTCTTGCAGGAGAACCTCTGGATCCCGATGCCCGTGTGTTTCGAGGATTGAAATACAGCTCTGAGATGAACATCAAGCTTTCGCGATGGATGCTAAGGGCTGGAATAGACAAGAAGATCACCTTTCATTGCGCAAGACACACCTTTGCCACCGTCTTACTCAACGAAGACACAAATCTTGCAACCATTCAAAAACTACTTGGTCATCGAGACTTAAAAACAACGGCCATATATGCCAAGGTCATGGATCGAACCAAGCAAGAAGCGATTGATAAACTACCCAACTTATAG
- the folK gene encoding 2-amino-4-hydroxy-6-hydroxymethyldihydropteridine diphosphokinase: MHKVTLGIGGNLGQRELFLLYTRKHLANYVGALLAESSIYETAAWGMGDAPDFLNQVVICETAMSADEVLNEIRSIERLLGRKRSAKDGYQSRTCDIDILLFDDEVIDQADLLVPHPGIPKRRFVLEPLNELIPDFIHPVHGSSIASLLEACDDNTEVKKWPSHTVI, translated from the coding sequence ATGCACAAAGTCACCCTAGGAATCGGCGGAAATCTCGGACAGCGAGAGTTGTTTCTTTTGTATACAAGGAAGCATCTGGCGAACTACGTGGGTGCGCTATTGGCGGAGAGTTCGATCTATGAAACAGCCGCTTGGGGAATGGGGGATGCTCCTGATTTTTTGAATCAAGTGGTGATCTGTGAAACGGCGATGTCTGCGGACGAAGTGCTGAATGAGATTCGTTCGATTGAACGACTGTTAGGTCGAAAACGATCGGCGAAGGATGGGTATCAGAGTCGGACCTGCGATATTGATATTTTGCTTTTTGATGATGAAGTTATCGATCAAGCAGACCTATTGGTGCCGCATCCTGGGATTCCGAAACGTCGGTTTGTGTTGGAACCTTTGAACGAACTCATCCCTGATTTCATTCACCCAGTTCATGGAAGTTCGATAGCTTCGTTGTTGGAAGCTTGTGATGATAATACGGAAGTAAAGAAATGGCCCTCCCATACAGTTATATAA